CAACGCCTTCCTGGACGCGCGGGTGTGGGCCATGAAGCAGGAGGAGGCCCACAGCGACACCAGCCGGGTCGACACGGCCCAGCGGGTCTTCCTGCGGGCGGGCAACCTCGACCTCAACACACCGCTGAACTGGAAGGTGTACGGGGACAGCTTCCACATCGACTGACCGGGACCCGGGTTGCCGTACGACCCCCGTCCGTACGGCAACCCACCCGCCCCGCCGCGGCCTAGGGGCGCTGCCCGATGCTGTCCACGACGGCGATGTCCGCCCGGCTGCGCATCTCGCGGTACTTGTCGCGGCCCCGGTTGCTGCCCGTCAGCCGCAGGCCCAGGTAGGCGTAGGTCCGCGGGTCGAAGATGAACGAGTAGGTGAGCTCGGGGTAGGTCACCGCGACCCCCGGGCGGCCGAGCCCGTCGACCGCCTCGTGGTCGGTCCGGATACCGGGGATCCTCGCCACGGCCTCGAAGACGGCGGCCTCCAGACCGGGCGGCATGACCCGCGGCACCACGAAGAACTGGCACGCGTTCCCGAAGGCCTCGAGGTCGGCTCCGGGGCGCCCCATCCTCAGCACCTTCAGCAGCTCCGCGGGGTCCGTCGGCCACTTCGCGAGCTTCGCGTACTCGGTCGGCGGCCACGCCACCTCGTGCTCACCGAGCGGCGGGTCGTCGTGAACCTTGCCGTACTCCTCGCGACGGGACGGCCTGGACCCGTCCACGGAGATCCAGCTCTCGTCCGTCCAGGTCTTCCTCTTCCCGCCCTCCGCATAGGTCCGGGTGATGAAGTTCCTGGTGTACACGTACTGGTCGTTGCGCGGGACCGGCAGCCGCACGCCTTCGGCCCGGGACCGGTCCGCGGCGCGGTGCAGCAGCTGCGCGGCGCTCAGCTCGGTCATCCGCGGGCTGTCCGTTCCCCGCTCGCCCCGGGTCGCGTACACGGCGCCTCCCGCGACCGCCGCCCCGGCCGTCCCGGCGACGGCGACACGGAGCATCAGCCGCCGGGACAGCGGGCGCGGACGCCCTTCCTGGACGATGGCGTGCCGCAGTCGGGCGCGGGCGGCGGAGCGGGCGTCGTCGGTGGGCGGAGGTACATCGGCCGCAAGGTCGCGCACCACGGTGAGGTCATCCACGATCGGTCTCCTCGGTCTCCTCGTGAAGGGCTGCGGGATCCGACCCGCCCAGCGCCCGGCGCAGGCCGGTGCGCGCCCGGTGCAGTCGCGAACGCACGGTTCCGACCGGGACGCCGAGGGCCTCGGCGGCCTCCGTGTAGTCGAGGTCGCCCCAGGCGATCAGCAGCAGCACGTCCCGGTTGCGGGCCGGCAGCGCCGCGAGGGCGCCCGCCAGCCGGGCACGGGAGCCCTCGGCACTGACGCGGGCGGCCACCCGGTCCTCCAGCGGCTCGCCCTCCGCCGGGGCGGTGCCGGCGACGCGGGAGAGCGCCTTGAGGCGCCGCGCCTCCGCGCGCCGGTGCTGGCCGACCAGGTTGGTGACGATGCCGTACAGCCACGGGCGTGCGTGGGTGCGCGCGAGGTCGTAGCGGCGGCGCTGCTGGAAGGCGATCACGAAGGTCTCGGCCATCAGGTCGTCGGCGACCTCGGTGCCCAGCCGCCTGGCGACGTACCGGTGGATGTCGTCGGCGTAGCGGTTGAAGAGCACCGCGAACACGTCGGGGTCGGCCCAGGACCGCTCGATGGCCGAGGCGTCGGAGTCGGGGTCGTCGTGCGGGCCGGGCACGGCGTGGACTCCGACGCCTGTCGCAGCGGTCACTGCTCGCCTTCCAGGTTCATGGATTTCCCTCGAGGTCGCGGGCGTGGTCGACAGCTGTTGGCCGATGCCCGTGTTCGAGTTCCACATCCTCTGGTCATAGAATTGATTTATGAGCTCATAGGTCGGACCCGCGTACCGACTTAGGCTTGCCTTAGTTTAGGCTTCCCGTCGAGTCGATCTATCGCCGCTCGAAGGGAACCTGATCATGCCCCGCCCCCTGCGGGTAGCCATCGTCGGAGCCGGCCCCGCCGGGATCTACGCCGCCGACGCGTTGCTCAAGTCCGAGGTGGCCGCCGAGCCCGGCGTTTCCATCGACCTGTTCGAGCGCATGCCCGCGCCGTTCGGACTGATCCGTTACGGCGTCGCCCCCGACCACCCCCGCATCAAGGGCATCATCACGGCCCTCCACCAGGTGCTCGACAAGCCGCAGATCCGTCTCTTCGGCAACGTCGACTACCCGGGGGACCTGAGCCTGGACGACCTGCGCGCGTTCTACGACGCCGTGATCTTCTCGACCGGCGCGACGGCCGACCGTGCGCTGCCGATCCCGGGCATCGACCTCGACGGCTCGTACGGCGCGGCGGACTTCGTCTCCTGGTACGACGGCCACCCGGACGTGCCGCGCACCTGGCCGCTGGAGGCGGAGAAGGTCGCCGTGCTCGGCGTCGGCAACGTCGCGCTGGACGTGGCCCGCATCCTGGCCAAGACGGCGGACGAGCTGCTCCCGACCGAGATCCCGCCGAACGTCCACGACGGCCTGAAGGCCAACAAGGCGCTGGAGATCCACGTGTTCGGCCGCCGCGGCCCGGCACAGGCGAAGTTCTCCCCGATGGAGCTGCGGGAGCTGGACCACTCCCCCAACATCGAGGTCATCGTCGACCCCGAGGACATCGACTACGACGCGGGCTCGATCGAGACCCGGCGCGGCAACAAGCAGGCCGACATGGTCGCCAAGACCCTGGAGAACTGGGCGATCCGCGACGTCGGCGACCGCCCGCACAAGCTGTTCCTGCACTTCTTCGAGTCGCCCTCGGAGGTCCTCGGCGAGGACGGCAAGGTCGTCGGCCTGCGCACCGAGCGCACCACCCTCGACGGCACCGGCAACGTCAAGGGCACCGGCGAGTTCAAGGACTGGGACGTCACCGCGATCTACCGCGCCGTCGGCTACCTCTCCGACAAACTCCCCAAGCTGCCCTGGGACATCGAGTCGGGCACGGTCCCGGACGAGGGCGGCCGGGTGATACAGGAGTCCGGCGAGCACCTTCAGTCGACGTACGTCACCGGCTGGATCCGGCGCGGTCCGGTGGGCCTCATCGGGCACACCAAGGGCGACGCCAACGAGACGGTGTCGAACCTGCTGGCCGACTTCGCGGGCGGCCGTCTCCAGACGCCGTCCTCGCCCGAGCCGGAGGCCGTGGACGCCTTCCTGGCCGAGCGGAACGTGCGGTTCACCACGTGGGAGGGCTGGTACAAGCTCGACGCCGCCGAGAAGGCGCTGGGCGAGCCGCAGGGCCGTGAGCGCGTGAAGCTCGTCGAGCGCGAGGACATGCTCCGCGAGAGCGGCGCGTAACCCGCCGACCGGCATCGACCGGGAGGGCCGGAGGTTCACACCTTCGGCCCTCCCTGTATTTTCCTCTCCCCGATGATCTCCGCCTGTTAGCGTCCCCCGGTGTTCTCACTCCTGGAGCCCCCTTTCCTGACCCGGCTGCGCGACGCGCGGCGGGTGCTCATCGCCGGCGCGGGCGGCGGTTTCGACGTGTACGCCGGACTGCCCCTGGCCCTCGCCCTGCGCGCGGCCGGCAAGGACGTCCACCTGGCCAACCTGTCCTTCTCCGACCTCTACGGGCTGGACCTCGACACGTGGGTGGACCACGACGTCGCGGCGATACGCCCGGACACCGCCGCGCGCGGCGACTACTTCCCCGAGCGGACGCTCGCCCGCTGGCTGGCCGGGCAGGACCTGCCCGACACGGTGTACGCCTTCCCCCGCACGGGCGTGCGGCCGCTCCGGGACGCCTACCGCACGCTTCTGGCGCATCTGGGCGGGGTGGACGCCGTCGTCCTGGTGGACGGCGGTACCGACATCCTCATGCGCGGCGACGAGAACGGGCTGGGCACGCCGGAGGAGGACATGGCGAGCCTGGCGGCCGTGGCCGGGCTCGACGAGGTCGCCGTACGGCTGGTGGCGTGCCTGGGGTTCGGGGTGGACGCCTATCACGGGGTCAACCACTCGCTGGTGCTGGAGAATCTCGCCGCACTGGACCGCGAGGGCGGCTACCTCGGCGCGTTCTCGCTGCCGCGCGACAGCCATGAGGGGCGCCTGTACCTCGACGCGGTGGCGCACGCCCAGCGGTGCACGCCGGACCATCCGAGCATCGTCCAGGGGTCCGTCGCCGCAGCGGTGCGCGGCGAGTTCGGCGACGTCCGGTTCACCGAGCGGACCAAGGGCGGCGAACTGTTCGTCAATCCGCTCATGGCCCTGTACTTCTGCGTCGACGCGCCCGCGCTGGCCCGGCACAACCTGTATCTCGACCGGCTCGAGAACACCGCGCTCATGCGCCAGATCAGTTCGGTCATCTCGGACTTCCGCGACGAGCTCCCCCGTCAGCGGCCACCGCGGGCCTACCCGCACTGACGCACCCGCGTCCCGCATTTCGGTGAAATCGACGTAGCACCCGTATCGCCTGGTTAAAATCCTGATCTTCACAGAAGTTCCACACAGGGGGGATGTTTCTCCATGCGCATACGCATGTTCGTCACGACCGCGCTCGCCACCGGCACCCTCGCCGCACTCGCCGCCGCACCCGCACAGGCCACCGAGTACTCGTCCGCGCTGAAGGTCCGCGGCATCCAGTACGACGCGCCCGGCAGCGACTCCAACAGCTGCCGCACCGGCAACACCGACGAGGAATACCTGACGATCAAGAACTACTCGTCGGGCACGACGGTCAACCTCAAGGGCTACGTCGTGAAGGACAAGGCCGGCAACAGGTTCACGTTCACGGCGAACCACTACCTCCAGCCCGGCGACTACGTGAAGCTGCGCGGCGGCAACGGCACCGACTCCGACACGAAGAACGTCGTCTACCGCGACAACTGCAACTTCATGTGGAACAACGACAAGGACACGATCTACCTCTACAAGCCCTCGGGCGCCGGGGCGGACTCGCACGCCTACACCAAGTCCCAGAACGACCGGGACGGCAACGGCTACATCACGTACCACAACTGAGCGGACGTGGCGGATGAGCGGGACCCGCCCCAATGCGGATGGTGGGCGGGTCCCGCTCAACGAGTCATTGTCATGACGGGACGGGGCGCGGGCCACGGGTGAAAGGCCATCGGCGGGTGCGGATCACGCACACCCCGTGTGCGGACCCCGGCGAGTGGGCAGTCATCTGCGACGACGATACTTGTAAGAAGCACGCGCCCCCGCCCATAGATGGACCCATGCCCAGTTCCTCCAGCACCCGTCCCACGACTCCTCCCACGGTGTGGTCGGCCCACGGCCGCCACCCGGGCCCCGCAGCTCAGGACGCGGTCCGCACCGCACTGCGGCAGCTCAAGGACAACCGCACCATCGACGACTTCCTGGAACTGCCCGAGGACGAGGCCGCCCAGGACTGGATCTTCGAGGCCCGATGGCGGGTCGCCGGCTCCCTGACCGTACGGGCCCGGCTGACCGTCCGGCGCGACTCGGGCAGCGGCCAGGAGTGGGTGCTGGTCGCCGAGGCCGAGGCTCCGTGGGATCCCCGTTGGCCCTCTCCGGCCGCGATGTTCTGGCCGCAGGAGCCGGACGCGACCTGGGACCACGACCCGGTCACGGGCCTGCGACTGCGCGAGATCAACCCCCTCGACCCGGACGACAAGGCCGTACGGCGCATACTGCGGGACGCCGCCCGGGACGGCTGGAGCATCCATGTCGTCGTCCACGAGGCCATGACCACCGACCAGCGCGGACAGGTGCCGCTCGCCGGGATGCTGCCGCCGAGCCTGCGGCACCGGGTCGTCGAGCACCGCGCCGCGCCCAGCCAGCTGCGCGTCGTGAACTGGGCCCTGCGGGACCTCGGTTTGCAGGTGCCGCGCGGCGGCGCCGTGGTGCTGCCCGGCGCTCCGGCGCCGGACGACTACGACGCCGACGCCTTCGCCGTGCGCAGCGTCTTCCTCGACGGCTCGGAGCCGGCCGAACTCATCCACGCCGTGACACGCTTCGCCGCGCTGCCGCGACCCCTGCCCGAGGACGCCCAGGAGGCCCTCACCGCCCTGCGCGACGACTGGCGGCTGCTGACCCTCGAGGAGGAGCTCACGCGCGAGCGCAAGCTCGTGGCGATGTACGCGGAGGCCCTGGACGCGATGACGAAGTCCCGCGACCTGTACCGCGAGGCCGCCGAGCAGGCGCACGCGGCGCTGGCCGCGTTCCGGGAGTCCGCCGACGCCGCACCCGAACGGCAGCCGCAGCCGGCCGCTGTCGCGGCACCCTCGCCCCTCCAACAACTGACCCGCACCTTCGAACGCCTCAAGAGCTCGACCCGGCCCCGCAAGGCCGCTCCTGACACCGTCGTCGAGCAGGAGCCCGAGACCGTCGTGGCCCAGCGGGAGACTTCGGACCGGTAACGGCAGCCGGTCGTCGGTGGCTGGTCGCGCAGTTCCCCGCGCCCCTGGGTCGGCTTTGAGCAGGGCGCTGCGACGTACGGGGGATGCGGCGCTTTCGTGGGGCCCGGCTACTGCGTCATGCGGGTGGTATTCGGTGCGCGGGCGGGGCGGGGGAGGCAGGTGACCGCCTCGTTTGTGCGTCTTCCGTCCTGACGGGTGATGCGATGCGGCCGGGTGACCGTCGTCATGCAATGTGCGCGACCGGAGCGGGCATCCGATTAGCAGTGCGTGTGACGTGCGGCACCGGCAGGAGGAGGGTCAGTGGAGTCGACCACCGCGGTGATCGTCGCCGCCGTGGCCCTCGCGGCCGTCGTGCTCGCCGTGGCCGTCGGGGTGCTGGTGCGGCTCGTGCGGACGCGGCGCCTGCTGCGGCGATCCGGGCTGCCTACCGGGCCGCGGTGGGTGTTCTGGGGTGCCGTCCTCTACTTCGTGCTGCCGGCCGATCTGGTGCCCGATCCGGTGTATCTGGACGACATCGGCGTGCTCTTGCTGGCACTGCGTACCCTGCGCCGTTCTCCCGAAGCGGGACCGCCGGACGCCGTTGATTACAGAAAGTAAGGAAACCAATCACTCGTTCGATTCGTTTAAGTAAGTGGAAACCAAAAGGCGTCGGTGACCGAGGGCCGCCGCCGGGTGGCCAGGCTCGATCGGAGCAGCACCTGTAAGGGAGAGACGATGCAACCGTTCGCGCTCAACTATGCACGGCCGGCCGCGGAGTTGGAGGTCACCACTCCGTACGTCTACGACTCCGGTTTGCAGTTGAACGTGCTCCGTGACGGCCGCATAGCCGCCCGTGATCACGCCTTGATGCGGGAGTTGGGCACCACGACGTCCACAGCGGGCTCCAAGACTCACTTCGACGACTGAACACAGGCCGGCGAATATGACCGTCTTGATTCTGACGAGCGAAGAAGACGTGACGGCGGACATGGTGGTGGTGCATCTGAACGCGTCCGGCGTTCCGGTGTTCCGGCTCGATCCCGCCGACCTGACCGACGGGGTGTCCCTGTCGGGCGAGTTCGTGCACGGCGCGTTCCGCGGCCATCTCTGGGCCGCGGGGCGCCTGGTGAGCATCGCCGGGCTGCGCTCGGTCTGGCTGCGCAGGCCGGGAGCCGCTGCGCAGCGGGCGGCAAGCCCCTCGACCTGGTTGACGGAGGAGGCCGGGCAGGCGCTGTACGGCATGCTGCGCGGCAGTGAGGCCCGCTGGATGAACCATCCGGACGCGGCCCGCCGGGCCCGTCACAAACCCTGGCAACTACGGCTGGCCCAGCGGTGCGGACTGCCCGTCCCGGCGACCTTGATAACGACGTTCCCGCAGGCCGCCCGCGAGTTCGCCGCCCGCTACCCGGACCTCGTGGTCAAGCCGGTGTCGGGTGCGCATCCGCAGGACCCGCCCCGCGCCGTGCCGACCAGCAGAGTCGCCCCGGACACGGACTTCTCCGCCGTCGCGTTCGGACCGACCCTGCTGCAACGGCGCGTGGCCAAGCGGGCCGACATCCGTCTCACCGTGATAGGCGACCGGTTGCTGGCCGCGCGTAAGACGACCGGGACGGAGGCCGAGGTGGACGTCCGGTTCGCGGCGTCGGACGCGCCGTGGGAGGCCGTCGATGTCGCACCGCGCGTCGCCGAGGCGGTCCTCGCCTATATGGAGGGTGCCGAACTGTCCTACGGCGCCTTCGACTTCGTCGAGGACGCCGACGGGGTGTGGTGGTTCCTGGAGTGCAATCAGTCGGGCCAGTTCGGCTTCGTCGAGGTCGACACCGGCCAGCCGATCGCCCGCACCATCGCCGAGTGGCTGGCCCAGCCGGTGGCGGGGCCGGAGTCGCACGTCAACGGCGCGAGCGCGAGGGTCGTCTGATCCGGCTCAGCCGGCGTGCGGCCCGGGCGGCAGGGCGCTGCGCTGCCAGGTCGGGGCCGGGGGCGTCTGACGTACGGGAGCCGGCGCGTGACCGAGCGGCGGTCCCGGCTGCATCACGAACTGCAGGTCCCGGCTGACGCGTTCGGCCTCCCTGCGCACCTGGGTGGGGATGTCGCCGCGTTCCGCGATCAGCCGGTCGTAAATGGGGGAATCCTGAAACACCCGTCAACGCGCCTTTCATGTCGTGGCCCTTGTGTGCATATGGGCACGGCTGTCGAGTCTAGGCGCCGACGCACACTGAAGTGCGAATTCTGCCAGAGCGCTTCGCGGGCGACGAACGGGTGCTATGGCGGCCCCAGACACGTGGTCCGGGGCCGCCGACCTGCCCGGTTCAGGCGCCGGTCGTCGACCCGGGCCGGACGACCATGAGGATGGTGACGGTCGCCCACAGGAGGTTGAAGATGCCGGTGACCATGGCCAGTTGGACGGTGGCCGAGCGGTCGACGGGCTTCTCGGCGTCCAGTTGCTCCAGTACCTCCTCCTGGCGGGGCAGGACGAACGCGATCAGCAGGCCGGCGGCCGCGGCGGTCAGGGCGATGGACGTGATGAGCCAGCCACTGCCGAGGACGCCCATCGCGAGGGCGGTGGCGAGGCCGAGGACGGGGACCGACAGCCCGATGGTCGCGTAGACGCGGCAGATGCGGTGCAGGAGGCGGACGGTGCCCACCGCCACGGCGCCGTCCGTCGCCGGGACGCGGCGTGCGGCCGGCGGGAACATGCTGGCCGCGACGGTGACGGGGCCGACGGCGACGATGGCGGCAAGGACGTGAAGGATGAGCAGGATCTTGGTCATCGGGTGCTGTCGGTCTCCGTGTCGGCGTGGCATCAGGACCGCGGGCCCGGCTGGCGCGGGGCGGCGGCCCCGCCCACGTTAGAGATCTTCCCGCGCCTCGCACAGGGGCTGAAATGACAGGAACCAACGGGTTCCCGCCACCACCCGCATCCGGACCTGTGCTGTACATCACCGCCTCCACCTGGGCTTCTGGGCATGGCGGGATTCTGTCTAGGGTGGCAGTCATGCACACCGTGGCGATCCTGGTTCTCGACAACGTGGTGCCGTTCGACATGGCGACGCCGTTCCAGATGTTCGGCTGGACCCGGCTACCGGACGGCCGCCGCCCCTACCGGGTCCGGCTGTGCGCCGAGTCGCCCGAGGTGCGCACCGAGGGCTTCGCCCTGCGCATCGACCGGGGGCTCGACGGGCTGGCGGACGCGGACACGATCATCGTGCCGGGCTGCGACGAGACCGGGCCGCCCTCCGCCGACGTGATGGCGGCCCTGCGCCGGGCCGCCGAGTCCGGCACCCGGATCGCGTCCGTGTGCGTGGGCGCCTTCGTCCTCGCCGAGGCCGGACTGCTGGACGGGCTGCGCGCCACCACCCACTGGATGGCGACAGGCGAGCTGGCTCGGCGTTTCCCCGACGTGCAGGTGGAGCCGGACGTCCTGTACGTCGACAACGGACGGATCCTCACCTCCGCCGGGGCCGCCGCGGGGCTGGACATGTGCCTGCACATGATCAGGCGGGACCTCGGTTCGGCGGTGGCCGCGCACACCGCTCGCATGTCCGTCGTACCCCTCGAACGCGAGGGCGGGCAGGCGCAGTTCATCGTGCACGAGCACCCGCCCGTGCCGCGCGGCTCGGCGCTCGAACCGATGCTGGAGTGGATCGAGGACAACCTCGCCGGGGAGATCACCCTCGGGGCGATGGCCGAGCGCTCGGGGATGAGCGAGCGCACCTTCAGCCGCCGGTTCCGCGAGCAAACGGGCACCACTCCGTTGCAGTGGCTGCTGCGGGCACGGGTGCGCCGGGCGCAGTA
The DNA window shown above is from Streptomyces chartreusis and carries:
- a CDS encoding CU044_5270 family protein, whose amino-acid sequence is MDDLTVVRDLAADVPPPTDDARSAARARLRHAIVQEGRPRPLSRRLMLRVAVAGTAGAAVAGGAVYATRGERGTDSPRMTELSAAQLLHRAADRSRAEGVRLPVPRNDQYVYTRNFITRTYAEGGKRKTWTDESWISVDGSRPSRREEYGKVHDDPPLGEHEVAWPPTEYAKLAKWPTDPAELLKVLRMGRPGADLEAFGNACQFFVVPRVMPPGLEAAVFEAVARIPGIRTDHEAVDGLGRPGVAVTYPELTYSFIFDPRTYAYLGLRLTGSNRGRDKYREMRSRADIAVVDSIGQRP
- a CDS encoding RNA polymerase sigma factor encodes the protein MTAATGVGVHAVPGPHDDPDSDASAIERSWADPDVFAVLFNRYADDIHRYVARRLGTEVADDLMAETFVIAFQQRRRYDLARTHARPWLYGIVTNLVGQHRRAEARRLKALSRVAGTAPAEGEPLEDRVAARVSAEGSRARLAGALAALPARNRDVLLLIAWGDLDYTEAAEALGVPVGTVRSRLHRARTGLRRALGGSDPAALHEETEETDRG
- a CDS encoding FAD-dependent oxidoreductase, whose amino-acid sequence is MPRPLRVAIVGAGPAGIYAADALLKSEVAAEPGVSIDLFERMPAPFGLIRYGVAPDHPRIKGIITALHQVLDKPQIRLFGNVDYPGDLSLDDLRAFYDAVIFSTGATADRALPIPGIDLDGSYGAADFVSWYDGHPDVPRTWPLEAEKVAVLGVGNVALDVARILAKTADELLPTEIPPNVHDGLKANKALEIHVFGRRGPAQAKFSPMELRELDHSPNIEVIVDPEDIDYDAGSIETRRGNKQADMVAKTLENWAIRDVGDRPHKLFLHFFESPSEVLGEDGKVVGLRTERTTLDGTGNVKGTGEFKDWDVTAIYRAVGYLSDKLPKLPWDIESGTVPDEGGRVIQESGEHLQSTYVTGWIRRGPVGLIGHTKGDANETVSNLLADFAGGRLQTPSSPEPEAVDAFLAERNVRFTTWEGWYKLDAAEKALGEPQGRERVKLVEREDMLRESGA
- a CDS encoding DUF1152 domain-containing protein, yielding MFSLLEPPFLTRLRDARRVLIAGAGGGFDVYAGLPLALALRAAGKDVHLANLSFSDLYGLDLDTWVDHDVAAIRPDTAARGDYFPERTLARWLAGQDLPDTVYAFPRTGVRPLRDAYRTLLAHLGGVDAVVLVDGGTDILMRGDENGLGTPEEDMASLAAVAGLDEVAVRLVACLGFGVDAYHGVNHSLVLENLAALDREGGYLGAFSLPRDSHEGRLYLDAVAHAQRCTPDHPSIVQGSVAAAVRGEFGDVRFTERTKGGELFVNPLMALYFCVDAPALARHNLYLDRLENTALMRQISSVISDFRDELPRQRPPRAYPH
- a CDS encoding lamin tail domain-containing protein encodes the protein MRIRMFVTTALATGTLAALAAAPAQATEYSSALKVRGIQYDAPGSDSNSCRTGNTDEEYLTIKNYSSGTTVNLKGYVVKDKAGNRFTFTANHYLQPGDYVKLRGGNGTDSDTKNVVYRDNCNFMWNNDKDTIYLYKPSGAGADSHAYTKSQNDRDGNGYITYHN
- a CDS encoding DUF1232 domain-containing protein → MESTTAVIVAAVALAAVVLAVAVGVLVRLVRTRRLLRRSGLPTGPRWVFWGAVLYFVLPADLVPDPVYLDDIGVLLLALRTLRRSPEAGPPDAVDYRK
- the tgmA gene encoding putative ATP-grasp-modified RiPP yields the protein MQPFALNYARPAAELEVTTPYVYDSGLQLNVLRDGRIAARDHALMRELGTTTSTAGSKTHFDD
- the tgmB gene encoding ATP-grasp ribosomal peptide maturase — translated: MTVLILTSEEDVTADMVVVHLNASGVPVFRLDPADLTDGVSLSGEFVHGAFRGHLWAAGRLVSIAGLRSVWLRRPGAAAQRAASPSTWLTEEAGQALYGMLRGSEARWMNHPDAARRARHKPWQLRLAQRCGLPVPATLITTFPQAAREFAARYPDLVVKPVSGAHPQDPPRAVPTSRVAPDTDFSAVAFGPTLLQRRVAKRADIRLTVIGDRLLAARKTTGTEAEVDVRFAASDAPWEAVDVAPRVAEAVLAYMEGAELSYGAFDFVEDADGVWWFLECNQSGQFGFVEVDTGQPIARTIAEWLAQPVAGPESHVNGASARVV
- a CDS encoding DUF2269 family protein, translating into MTKILLILHVLAAIVAVGPVTVAASMFPPAARRVPATDGAVAVGTVRLLHRICRVYATIGLSVPVLGLATALAMGVLGSGWLITSIALTAAAAGLLIAFVLPRQEEVLEQLDAEKPVDRSATVQLAMVTGIFNLLWATVTILMVVRPGSTTGA
- a CDS encoding GlxA family transcriptional regulator, whose translation is MHTVAILVLDNVVPFDMATPFQMFGWTRLPDGRRPYRVRLCAESPEVRTEGFALRIDRGLDGLADADTIIVPGCDETGPPSADVMAALRRAAESGTRIASVCVGAFVLAEAGLLDGLRATTHWMATGELARRFPDVQVEPDVLYVDNGRILTSAGAAAGLDMCLHMIRRDLGSAVAAHTARMSVVPLEREGGQAQFIVHEHPPVPRGSALEPMLEWIEDNLAGEITLGAMAERSGMSERTFSRRFREQTGTTPLQWLLRARVRRAQYLLENSDHPVERIARQAGFGSPTAFRERFRRVVGTTPHSYRSAFQGKAAAIAPPNPADHARSVTVG